Within the Plectropomus leopardus isolate mb chromosome 15, YSFRI_Pleo_2.0, whole genome shotgun sequence genome, the region AGACCTGCTCACCTTTCCTTTGCTCGCTCCGACGCCGCCCAGCTTCCGTACGGGGAAGAAAACGTTCTCGGTGAAACGTTTTATCCTGATGGCCTGGTTCCCTCCCTCTGCTGTTTCATGCTTGGAGAAACAATTACAGATAcgtttttacacagaaatgtttGAGATAAACTAACACAAACCAGGACGCCACAAccaaaagcagcattttaaccctCAGAGTGACGTCGTCTGCAACCTTTAATCTGAAATTTAAAGTTTACAAACTCTGCAGACTGTGTGCCCAACAACACACAGCAGTGTGTTTGAGACCTGTTCAGCTAAAATTAACGACAACAACACGTCAAGTCTTAGTGGAAACGagaagaaaatcagaaaaagtacaacacatTATTCCAGACCACTAAATAATACTACATGAAACTCTGATTTTCTAAGTTTATAttctgattcacaataaaaactttGACTAAAGTGAACAGGATACGGTCTCAGTGAAGAGCTGAACAGACGCACTCAGAGCCTTCACTCTCTGATCAACAGCCTCGTCCTGCAGTTTAAGCAGCCAAAGAGCTAACAGAACAACGGCCACACGTCAGGCAGAACAAAACACTGAACTTTATCAAGAGAACAACAAGAATTAAATACgaaaataattacaaacacaaaaattaagaATACATAATACAGACAGACAATTTGATAAAAGGTTGTAAAACACTATCAGGAAAACTTACCTCTGAAAATAATCTGCTGAAAATTCATCCAAATATCTAAGTTTTAGTTCTAAGTTCAAAGTTACTTCCTGCACTTCGTGCATTTACTGTTTGGCTtaattttacacttttatttttaagagatATTTTTACATCATATAATTTCCATATTatatcacactttttttttttttcaaaaacacaaactcaaacaaaGGAAACCTGACAGTGCTTGTTGTCTCGACTAACACATCTTAAAATCAAGTGTGTGAAaatcagaggggaaaaaaataaaatatatgaaatactaaaaaatacactgtatttataaaatatgtcactaaGTCAATTAAATCAATCATAGAGAACGGTCTCTGAGGGAAAAAAGGCTGGACACCACTGAGTCTAGACccagtggaaaataaaataaaataaacaaaggacTGAAATAAAgaactgcaataaataaaattaagaaataaaatacatgaaatatgaaaaataaactaagcacaaaaataaagaactaCTATAaagaagtaaaataaacttAGACGTAAAatacttttacaaaataaaagtactacAGTAActacaataaatttaaaaaaaaggacaaaaagacataacatATTTACTAACATATAGAAAAAACTAACATAAACtaagcatgaaaataaaaaactacaatgaacaaaataaactaagcactaaattaaataaagaactaaaataacaaattcaaGTAAAGAtcatattaaaatgaataaataataaaaacaaataaattcaacTAAGaactaaaatattaaacttaaatacacaacaataataataaaaaacaaagaactaaaataataaactaaaatacaaaaaagggcTCACCGGGACGACGCTGAACTCGACCTTCTCGTTGAGCTCCAGTCTCTTCTTCTCGATGACCTCGGACATGTGGAAGTACAGCTGAGGATTCTGGGAGCACTTGATGAGCCCCGAGTCGACCCCGAACTCGATCACGATGCCCTGGTTACAAAAACATCGTCAGACGCTCTCACACACGTCGCAGCGTCTTAATTCCGACTCAAAACTCCCAGAATGTTCGGTGTTGCAGACGCGGCGGCTCAGAGACTTACGTGTCGACGCTGTTCGATGGACTCCTCGAAGGAGTCGGGGAGAATTTCCACGAAGGTGGCTCGCTCGTCTTTGGTCTCCTGATGCGTGGCGATGTTGAAACGAACCTTCACAGATCAGAAGGGACTCAGAAATATTAACGTGTAAACACACTCAGAGCGACTGAGACCTGACGATCGATACCGTCCGTTCACACGGCGACGACCAGCATCGGTCgtgacatttatttatctgatCTTACATGTagttactttatttaacacatCTGGCGTGCATGCAGCTGTTCGTTTAGATGcttaacatttatttcttttattccaACGTTTTTTTCATGCGGTTCTTGTATCTtgatatttctcttttttaatgctaataTTCCTATTTCATACCAGTTTTTTGGgctaaaatttctttttttattctttttctttttccattgcaaatttttgtattcttatatttttcatgccgacatttttttttccttccaaatTCTTTACGCTGGTTCCTTTTTTCACCTTAACATTGATTTTAAACACAAACTAAAcgctaatgtttttttcatttcaatttctgtattaaaacattttttctttcatgctaaaatgtttttatgccgACGTTTCTGTTTTCAATCTTACATTTTAATCTcacagtttctctttttttacagctaatatttctattttactctctttctttctgcacGTTAATTTTCGTACTCTAACGCTCATTCTCCGCTGAGCGCGCTGCTGATGTAATCGCTCCATCGATCATGAACGGGTCAGCGGCGGCGCTCTGACCTTGTCCCCGTCCAGCATGGTGGCGGCGGTCAGCAGGTCGTCGGGGCCGAAGGGAAGCTGCTTCTGCTGACCGTCGATGGTCATCACCAGTCGGCCCGTCTCCGGCTCCGGTCTCCTCCCGGCTGCTGCTGGGCCTCCAgactgcttctcctcctccgcctcctttTTTATCTCCACCTTCACCTCCGCCCCTCCCTCTCCTTTgggtttttctctctcctcctccttctgctcctcaTCCGGTTTCTCCTCTTTGATTTTGACCTGCGGGACACAAACAGACTCCGTTTTTGGCTCCGCGGGTTAAAGAAAAGAGATTTAGCGTTTTTGTTTCGCACCTGTCCGAGCAGcgttcctcctcctgctgctcccgGTTCCTTCTTGTTCTCCTCCGGCTCCTTCTTGATCTCCTTCCGCGGGTGTTTGGCGATGGCTTTGAGGACGGTGCCTTGGAATCGCTCCTTGCTGATGTCGTCCTTCGAGTCGGGCTTTCTGATTTTGAAGCCGAGCGGCGTCCACTGCCGTACGGCGGCGAgcgagaaacacacagagaagatTAACGTTTGACGGGATTCAGCACGTCCGGATTATCTGGACAATGAGCCGTTTCATTACGTTTTGATTTGAATTGTACAAATAATATCTAAgttttcatttgtaaatatgtcaaaagtcaaaaaagaatGTAACTTAAAACTGACAGTAAACCATCTTAACTGACCTTCATCTTTAACTAAACCACAAAAGcataaactgagaaaataaataaggaaataaaataactaagaacattattttttaaaagctaatagataaaaaactacaagaaataaaataaactaagaaTTTCAATGAAAGActaaaaataagtttattattagatattattNNNNNNNNNNNNNNNNNNNNNNNNNNNNNNNNNNNNNNNNNNNNNNNNNNNNNNNNNNNNNNNNNNNNNNNNNNNNNNNNNNNNNNNNNNNNNNNNNNNNNNNNNNNNNNNNNNNNNNNNNNNNNNNNNNNNNNNNNNNNNNNNNNNNNNNNNNNNNNNNNNNNNNNNNNNNNNNNNNNNNNNNNNNNNNNNNNNNNNNNNNNNNNNNNNNNNNNNNNNNNNNNNNNNNNNNNNNNNNNNNNNNNNNNNNNNNNNNNNNNNNNNNNNNNNNNNNNNNNNNNNNNNNNNNNNNNNNNNNNNNNNNNNNNNNNNNNNNNNNNNNNNNNNNNNNNNNNNNNNNNNNNNNNNNNNNNNNNNNNNNNNNNNNNNNNNNNNNNNNNNNNNNNNNNNNNNNNNNNNNNNNNNNNNNNNNNNNNNNNNNNNNNNNNNNNNNNNNNNNNNNNNNNNNNNNNNNNNNNNNNNNNNNNNNNNNNNNNNNNNNNNNNNNNNNNNNNNNNNNNACAGGTGGACAGGTGTACAGGTGTACAGGTGGACAGGTGTACCAGTGTACAGGTGGACAGGTGTACAGGTGTACAGGTGGACAGGTGTACCAGTGTACAGGTGTACAGGTGTACAGGTGGACAGGTGTACAGGTGTACAGGTGTATGTTCACAGACGTCTCTGTGTTGTGTCTCAGCGTCCTGACAGCTTGTCTTTCGTCTTCTTGTCCTCAGTATCGTGGGCGCGGTGCGGACCGGCTCCTACATGCTTCACGTCCTGAGCAGCGGCGGCTTCAGACGCTCCATCTGCGCCCAGAGCTTCTACAGCGGCCCCGTCAGCAGGTTCTGGGCGTACGCCTTCGTCCTGAGCAAAGCGCCGGAGCTCGGTCAGTCTCACGAGTCCCTCCCATCAACGGCCGACCTCTAAAGCGACCGAGCGCAGGCACTGAGCAGCAGCTACCTCCGAGCCATCGGGTTTCTGATGCTGGGAAACGTCTTTGAACGCAGCAGCAGGGTAGCACTTAGGGACCGTCCTCCTCTCACACATTGAGGACGGTCCCTCCACCACAAATGAGTCGTTAGATCTTAAAAACGGCTGAAAAAGCCTCTCATGGTGCTGCTGCTTCGTTCCTGcaaagtttttggtttttttagacGCTTTTTAAATGGGACGTAAAATAATTAGGATgacttattattaatttaatgtcagatttgttttttttctggtgaaaGAATTTGTCCTCAAAAGCGGTGTGAAATCTGAAAATCAgacaataattttgttttttaaattttgttctaCAGCTgtgataaattatttttgttttttttttggtgttgttaaattttttttaaaaaatcataatctgttaaaaattttaaaaaatgccaaaaaatctTCTAAATTGTtaatttgcacaattaaaataacaaataaaatcacataattttttctgctgtaaatttgacAAACCCGCACtgattttctgacagttttagcTATGAAAAACCACGTATTTATggcaaatttgatgaaattatacaaaaagttctcaaaggaaaaaaagccaaaatgtttttgttttttttaagaaaacttcCTTTTAGTTtccgtgtttgtttgtttagggttttttttaatggtcgGCAAAAActttttgaggaaaacaaaagctgttcatgaaaaattgccaaaattgaaaaaaaaaaaaaggcaaaagtttGACGGGAACATgcgtgtgttttgttgttgcaggCGACACGGCGTTCGTCGTGCTGAGGAAGCAGAAGCTGCTCTTCCTGCACTGGTACCATCACATCACCGTGCTGCTCTACTCCTGGTTCTCCTACAAAGACATGGTGGCCGGCGGCGGCTGGTTCATGACCATGAACTACGCCGTGCACGCGCTCATGTACAGCTACTACGCCGCGCGCGCCGCCGGCCTGCGCGTGCCGCGGCCGTTCGCCGTCCTCATCACCAGCGCTCAGATCGGGCAGATGGCGATGGGGCTGACGGTGAGCGCGCTGGTTTACCGTTGGATGCAGCACGGCGACTGCCCCTCCCGCCTCGACAACATCACCTGGGCGGCGCTCATGTACCTCAGCTACCTGCTGCTCTTCTCCAACTTCTTCTACCAGACGTACCTGCGCCATCGCCGCGGGGACGCCAAGACGCACAAGGCTGAGTAGAGGCCCGGGGCATTGTGGGAGGTCGCACCGGACCGGAGTCCGTCTTCCTAATGCTGCTAACGTTTAAAAACGTAACGTGACGTTTTTCACGTCGCAAGAACTCAACATTTTTCCTCATCGAACATTTTCAGGATGAAAAATCCTCCGAATCAGCATCAAGTTTCAGATCTGCACCTTCGTCTCCTCGTGTTTCAGATCTGCACCTTCGTCTCCTCGTGTTTCAGATCTGCGGCTTCAGAAAAAGCGTCTCACTCTTGATTTTAAACGTCCACAAATGAAATCACATCAAAGTGTTTTCAGGGAAAAACGATACTTTGATAAACTTTAAGTTAAACTCTGAGAGTCGATCTGTTCGGACGAGATTCGACTCATTTAAAGCTGAAACTTTACCCTCTGAACATcactttcagacgcctttcacaaatatttaacgCTTTGACCTTGTCGCAGATTGCTTTGAATTCTTTGGAAAATTATGGGGAAAAAGGCGAGAAACGAAATTAGtagattgagaaaaaaaatgtaattctatTCTGCCGGCGGCTCCTCCCACTCACAAAACGTatttcagctaaaaaaaaaagtatattttctgttttatctttATGTCAGACTGCGATTTCTGATGAGAAAATTAAGCCTTTTTATTGCTCTCTTTGAACCAGACTTCTTTGAGGAAAACGGTAATTTCGGTAACTAATGTCTGTTAGTGTCTGTCTCCGAGCTTCTTCGGTGTTTTAAACGTTtggtttggattcaccaaaatcacccgaaaacacaaataaactgacTGACGGAGGCAGCagaagaccagcagctcctgtggtCAGAGAGCCAAAATGACCGTTTTTCTGGTGGAGTTTGGTTTACGGACAGAGACGTCACAGAAGTTACTGACGGAAAcgtaaaacaggaaaaatattctaaacatCGCGAGCGCTTAAACTGAGTATTTTTGGTGACAAAAATCGGTTTTGTCTCGTCCAAACTGACGATACTGCAGATAACACGCAGATCAAAACCTCAACACCTCAACGTCAAAAATCACAACTGGCCCTTTAAGACCGTTTAATTTTAGCAAACCGATCGTTTAGTGtcgaaaatgccaaaaaaaagtgacGTTTCCGAAGTGTGTTTTCTGAGCGACAGTCTGAAACCTGCCGCTTTACGAATCAATAATCAGTTAATTTCTTTGATCTGAGCGACTGATCCTTTCAGCTCCGACTGATTTACAAACAGGAGACAGACGTACGAAAACAGATCTGAAACCAGTTTACGCTCCGTTCACACGTCACCTCCAACCTGATCCAGGTTTCTGGTTTTTCCATCAAACGTTTACagctgacaaacaaaaaaagtctatttattgattatttattggACGTATGAAGGCAGCCGACGGCGGCCGGAGAAGTCCTTTCACCAAATGTTTTCGTTCACTAACATCACATAACGTTGATCACGTCACtgaatatttatgattttttttgcaccagaGACTTTTGTACTAAAAGCTGTCGTTTCCTCACAAACCGGTAAAACTCCTCGTTATTTGAATCTGTTGCTCTGAAGTGTGCGATTGTGAAAGTTTGACGGACGTCGATCAGCCGAAGCTGTTTGATTCACCACGACGACTGATTTTCACGCTTTAATATTTCAGCCGTTTACgaactttttatttaatgtgtgaaaaaaataaataaagaatctgtttttaaactttgtctCTTCATTTCAAGCaactaaaaacacagctgatCAGCAACACAACCAGCAACTTAGACAGGCAACCAAAACCAGAGAATTAGCAACTGAGAaggtcaacaaaaacaaaccaggcAAAAGTACCGACCGTTGATTAGCAACACAGAGggcaactaaaaacaaaaacaagcaacaaaaaacgGCAAACAACTAGCAACTCAGCAGAGCAACTATAAAGACACAGCCAATTAGCAACACAACTACCAACATAGACAAGCAACTAATAACAGAGACTTACAAGTAGCAACTTAACCAGCAACAATGATGAACAACTAAAAACAAGAACAGGCAACTAAACACACAGATGggcaactaaaaacaaacaggcaacaagcaactcagaaggtcaacaaaaacaacaacctgcaACAGAAACACTGACTGGCAAGTAGCAACACAATCAGCAAAACAGGTGggcaactaaaaacaaaaacagacaactaaaggacagacagatgtgtaAATTGCAGACAGGCAACTAGGGATTCAGACGGGCAACCCAGAACACAGACAGCCGATGAGCAACACAaccagcaacagaaaaaaaaaattaaaacacatgcatgtaGCATGGGcaactaaaaatgaaaacaagcaaCTATGAAGACAGACTGACGGGTAAATTACAGACAAGCAACTTGTGACTCAGACGGGCaaccaaaaatacagacaactAGAAACACAGAGGCAACAAGCGACTCAGATGGGCAACCGAAAACAGTCCACCAGAGAGacttaaataaactttttatgtttctgctgCTGATGAACGAAAACGTCCTAAAGAAGccgtttttaaaatgtgtctgttaaACACGAGCAGCTCGTGACGGTTAAACTGGCACAGAAACACTTTcagaaacagcaacaaacagTTTGTATCCTGAACGAGGCCTCAGCTGGTTCACAGGTCAgtaacaaacatttattttacatcaaTTCAAATTTGTGCAGCAACATTGCATCAACTCAGAGAGCCAGTAAcaatatgaccaaaaatatttttaatatattttatatatatttttttttttaattatccaATGAAAGCTTCCAATGAGAACcaatatttaacatttctagaactttttatttttgatttgacaCTTTTGATCTTCAGGTTTATGGTCTGAAAGTCTCCATGTTCCCACaatgtgtcagaaaaacaaaaagggcagCCTGCTGCAGCAACCTGCTGCAGCAACCTGTTGTAGCAATCTGTTGCAGCAATCTGTTGCAGCAACACGTGCTCTCGAGTTCATGTAAACGTGACGGTCCTCACAAGTGTACAAAGgtctgtccgtgtgtgtgtcagggttgCTGCTGTTGCATCTCCCTCCAGCTCTTCCACAGCAACAGATCTCGACTCTTTCCCAGGGCAACCAGGCAACGAGGCAACTTCAGCCCATTAAACTGGCCCACACCGTCATTACGGCCCATCGCCAGCAACATGGTGACGTTACCTGGCAACCAGCAGCACAGACAAGCAACCAGCAATTCCGTCAGTCGACCAGCAACACAgacatggaaataaaaatacagacaggCAACTAGCAACACAACCAGCAACACAGACCGGctatcaaaaacacattcaagcaaccagcaacacacacaatcaattaaaaacacagaaaggcaAGTGGCAACTCAGTCAGTcaaacagcaacacagacagacaactAGCAACACAGTCAGTTGACCAGCAACAANNNNNNNNNNNNNNNNNNNNNNNNNNNNNNNNNNNNNNNNNNNNNNNNNNNNNNNNNNNNNNNNNNNNNNNNNNNNNNNNNNNNNNNNNNNNNNNNNNNNNNNNNNNNNNNNNNNNNNNNNNNNNNNNNNNNNNNNNNNNNNNNNNNNNNNNNNNNNNNNN harbors:
- the LOC121954812 gene encoding elongation of very long chain fatty acids protein 6-like, which produces MSKVKKECGQVYRCTGGQVYQCTGGQVYRCTGGQVYQCTGLVFRLLVLSIVGAVRTGSYMLHVLSSGGFRRSICAQSFYSGPVSRFWAYAFVLSKAPELGDTAFVVLRKQKLLFLHWYHHITVLLYSWFSYKDMVAGGGWFMTMNYAVHALMYSYYAARAAGLRVPRPFAVLITSAQIGQMAMGLTVSALVYRWMQHGDCPSRLDNITWAALMYLSYLLLFSNFFYQTYLRHRRGDAKTHKAE